One window of Micromonas commoda chromosome 1, complete sequence genomic DNA carries:
- a CDS encoding predicted protein, translating into MTLTTRCAAQGFPARRLGAVTSLRARDARAPILRLPGTRANGENSSARRASILRARASAVPNDTTPAVASTKSGVSAKDTDEEYDVVVIGSGIGGLSAASLLARYGYSVKLFESHYLAGGCCHMFDHRDKDGGLWRFEVGPSIWEGLDRPTGNPLRMVFDALDETMPVRTYDGISMWTPEGHWRFQLGDDDAPGGFCDLLREKATDPELAIKEWKALKGRLEPLYDALDACPLTALRQDAGLLLSTVIAIPFYLTHPKVMLDIPYILDSFHKLSRQYVTEPFLTQWIDMLAFFSGYPAEGTMGATMIYSIPGFHRPGASLCAPTGGTQAVVDKLVGALDKFGGSMELKKHVDEIIVEDGEATGVVLRGGRIVRAKHAVVSNATIWDTVPLLPDRDELTSQGLPNAADWKEDMAEIPALGSIMHLFLGIDATGLPDLDPSHLAVMDWSRPLGDPQNVVTIFVPTVLDPEVAPPGKHIVHVYTAGSEPFDLWEGKDRNSQEYKDYKRERAKILWDTIERIIPDIKQRVEVEIYASPLTHQRFLRRHRGTYGPALPAGGKLFGVLPLPEVPQPGVLSPIPKLVRCGDSVFPGVGVPAVAASGAIAAATLAPLPKHLGLMWDVARKQGEFWKENPGWLDSYADGEHKPFHPRGQHPVGGAERMRPEEHFQAPKGKVKASGEVGKGGKKVVSEEPVSR; encoded by the coding sequence atgacgctGACGACGAGATGCGCCGCGCAGGGattccccgcgcgtcgcctcggcgccgtgacgtccctccgcgctcgcgacgcccgggcCCCGATCCTCAGGCTCCCCGGGacccgcgcgaacggcgaaAACTCATccgcacgccgcgcgtcgattctccgcgcgcgcgcctccgccgtaCCGAACGACACCACGCCTGCTGTCGCCTCGACCAAATCCGGCGTCTCCGCCAAGGACACCGACGAGGAgtacgacgtcgtcgtcatcggcagcggcatcggcggcctctccgccgcctcgctcctCGCCCGGTACGGCTACAGCGTTAAGCTCTTCGAGTCGCACTACCTCGCCGGCGGTTGCTGCCACATGTTCGACCACAGGGACAAGGACGGCGGGCTGTGGAGGTTCGAGGTCGGACCGTCCATCTGGGAAGGTCTGGACAGGCCGACGGGGAACCCGCTGCGAATGGTGTTCGACGCCTTGGACGAGACGATGCCTGTGCGAACCTACGACGGCATCAGCATGTGGACCCCCGAGGGGCACTGGCGGTTCCagctgggcgacgacgacgccccgggaGGGTTCTGCGACTTGCTCCGTGAAAAGGCGACGGACCCGGAGTTGGCGATTAAAGAGTGGAAGGCGCTGAAGGGGCGGCTGGAGCCCCTGTACGACGCCCTGGACGCGTGCCCGCTGACGGCGCTGAGGCAAGACGCCGGTCTGCTCTTGAGCACAGTCATCGCCATCCCGTTTTACCTGACGCACCCCAAGGTCATGCTGGACATACCGTACATCCTGGACTCGTTCCACAAGCTGTCCAGGCAGTACGTCACCGAGCCGTTCCTAACGCAGTGGATCGACATGCTCGCGTTCTTCAGCGGGTACCCCGCGGAGGGCACGATGGGGGCGACGATGATCTACTCCATCCCCGGTTTCCACAGGCCGGGCGCTTCGCTGTGCGCCCCCACGGGCGGGACCCAGGCGGTGGTGGACAAGCTCGTCGGGGCGCTCGACAAGTTCGGCGGGAGCATGGAGCTGAAGAAGCACGTGGACGAGATTATCGTGGAGGAtggggaggcgacgggggtgGTTTTGCGAGGCGGTCGAATCGTTCGCGCCAAACACGCCGTGGTGTCCAACGCGACGATCTGGGACACCGTCCCTCTGTTACCCGACCGCGACGAACTCACGTCACAGGGTTTgccgaacgccgcggacTGGAAGGAGGACATGGCGGAGAtccccgcgctcgggtcCATCATGCACCTCTtcctcggcatcgacgcgacgggcttGCCGGACCTCGACCCTTCGCACCTCGCCGTGATGGACTGGTCGCGGCCGCTGGGTGATCCGCAGAACGTGGTGACCATCTTCGTGCCCACGGTGCTGGACCCcgaggtggcgccgccggggaagCACATCGTGCACGTGTACACCGCCGGGAGCGAGCCGTTCGACCTGTGGGAGGGGAAGGACCGCAACAGCCAAGAGTACAAGGATTACAAGAGGGAACGCGCGAAGATTTTGTGGGACACGATCGAGCGGATCATCCCGGACATCAAGCAGCGGGTGGAGGTGGAGATCTACGCCTCCCCGCTGACGCACCAGAGGTTTTTGCGCAGGCACCGGGGCACGTACGGCCCGGCGTTACCCGCGGGGGGTAAGCTCTTCGGGGTGTTACCGCTGCCCGAGGTTCCCCAGCCCGGCGTGTTATCCCCGATTCCCAAGCTCGTGCGATGCGGCGATTCCGTCTtcccgggcgtcggcgtccccgccgtcgccgcgtcgggcgccatcgccgcggcgacgctcgccccACTGCCCAAGCACCTCGGGCTGATGTGGGACGTGGCGCGGAAGCAAGGAGAGTTTTGGAAGGAAAACCCGGGTTGGCTCGACTCTtacgccgacggcgaacaCAAACCCTTCCATCCGCGGGGGCAACAtcccgtgggcggcgcggagcgcaTGCGACCGGAGGAACACTTTCAGGCGCCGAAGGGGAAAGTGAAGGCGAGCGGGGAGGTGGGGAAGGGCGGGAAGAAGGTCGTCTCGGAGGAACCCGTGAgtcggtga
- a CDS encoding predicted protein, with protein MCSRPFSGGHSRHFRPCLPVDDQALNCGAPTSFVHLARGGSGAMSASPVANVTTMSLYGDKESASEVRRTARNERRRPRKGGRVPSHLHSCFSHATARVGRAASLRPSRLTLPPIHPPTQFWVQKYERDARKNWDVFYKNNGDRFFKDRHYFGREWAHVFPAAAAARRDGDVAADDSSSDGSSSEDDVDPLDRMGNVDRTGDDERELGPAPRYANPASPIHPFPGRVFLEIGCGAGNSAFPLLDLDPTATVFCCDFSPRAVALVERRRQTLPADKRDRIKPFVCDVSREPLCGGSSGPVPPGCVDVCTMVFVLSAIAPERMPDVLRNVSSVMRPEGAGRVLLRDYADGDLAQRRLLDKGDGRKLGDNHYVRGDGTRAFYFEKRFVKDLFATQGMALEEMTVHARAVTNRADARRMDRRWLQCSFASAHVCAAPLPPPPPPPEPEWRRRAREAEAARAARAAREEEERAAREEEARVEGERARAALGGCDRIELENFLEELRLAGRITADEIAARLGR; from the coding sequence ATGTGCAGCCGACCGTTTTCGGGCGGACACTCTCGGCACTTTCGCCCCTGTCTGCCTGTCGACGACCAGGCGCTCAACTGCGGAGCCCCGACTTCGTTCGTCCacttggcgcgcggcggatcgggcgcgatgtccgcgtcgcccgtcgcgaacgtGACGACGATGTCGCTCTATGGAGACAAGGAGAGTGCCTCGGAGGTGCGTCGAACGGCCCGGAACGAACGACGAAGGCCCCGGAAGGGTGGACGGGTGCCGTCTCATCTTCATTCATGTTTTTCTCACGCCACcgcacgcgtcgggcgcgccgcgtctctTCGTCCCTCCCGCCTCACCCTTCCGCCGATTCATCCACCGACGCAGTTCTGGGTTCAAAAgtacgagcgcgacgcgcggaagAACTGGGACGTCTTCTACAAGAACAACGGCGACAGGTTCTTCAAGGACAGGCACTACTTCGGGCGCGAGTGGGCGCACGTgttccccgccgccgccgccgcgcgccgcgacggcgacgtcgccgccgacgattcATCTTCCGACGGTTCATCTTCCGAAGACGACGTGGACCCGCTGGATAGGATGGGCAACGTGGATAggacgggcgacgacgagcgcgagctcggccccgcgccccggTACGCCAACCCCGCCTCTCCCATCCACCCCTTTCCCGGCCGAGTCTTTCTCGAGATCGGATGCGGCGCGGGCAACAGCGCGTTCCCGTtgctcgacctcgacccgACCGCCACCGTCTTCTGCTGCGACTTCTCCccgagggcggtggcgctcgtggAGCGCAGGCGGCAGACGCTTCCGGCGGATAAGCGCGATCGGATCAAGCCGTTCGTGTGCGACGTCTCTCGAGAGCCTCTGTGTGGCGGGTCAAGCGGGCCGGTACCGCCCGGCTGCGTCGACGTGTGCACGATGGTCTTCGTCCtgtccgcgatcgcgccggaaCGTATGCCGGACGTTTTAAGAAACGTCTCAAGCGTGATGCGCCCCGaaggcgccgggcgcgtgctGCTGAGGGACTACGCGGATGGGGATTTGGCGCAGCGACGGCTGTTGGACAAGGGCGACGGACGAAAGTTGGGGGACAATCActacgtccgcggcgacgggacgcgaGCGTTTTACTTTGAAAAACGCTTCGTTAAAGACCTCTTCGCGACGCAAGGGatggcgctcgaggagatgACGGTGCACGCGAGGGCCGTCACGAACAgagcggacgcgcggcgcatgGACAGGCGTTGGCTTCAGTGTTCGTTCGCGTCTGCGCAcgtctgcgcggcgccgcttccgccgccgccgccgccccccgaaCCGGagtggcgacggcgcgcgagggaggcggaggcggctcgcgcggcgcgggcggcgagggaggaggaggagagggcggcgagggaggaggaggcgcgcgtcgagggggagagggcgcgcgcggcgttgggcgGGTGCGACCGGATCGAGTTGGAAAATTTTCTGGAGGAGCTCCGGCTCGCCGGTCGAATAACCGCCGACgagatcgcggcgaggctcggtCGATGA
- a CDS encoding adenylyl-sulfate kinase chloroplast precursor (chloroP predicts 48 aa cTP) codes for MRSLRELARFASKVTAAYPTAAGSLASGNSSIAPAASLLQRRVGITMSAPAAVDVDAYKVGDSTNIKWHEGSVDTATREKAMNQKGCVLWFTGLSGSGKSTVAYTLEHALFQRGKVAQVLDGDNIRHGLNSNLGFSAEDREENIRRIGEVSKLFADSGMITLVSFISPYRKDRDQVRARVGDKFVEVYMKIPLEVCEQRDPKGLYKAARAGKIKGFTGIDDPYEEPLDAEIVMEVAKEGGDGTLAPPEKMAAAIIEILEQKGFLSA; via the exons ATGCGCTCGCTCCGTGAGCTCGCCCGCTTCGCCAGCaaggtcaccgccgcctaccccaccgccgccggttccctcgccagcggcaactcctccatcgcccccgccgcctccctcctccAGCGCAGGGTTGGCATCACcatgtccgcgcccgccgccgtcgacgtggacgcctaCAAGGTCGGCGACTCCACCAACATCAAGTGGCACGAGGGATCCGTGGACACCGCCACCCGCGAGAAGGCCATGAACCAGAAGGGATGCGTCCTCTGGTTCACCGGTCTCTCCGGCTCCGGCAAG TCCACCGTGGCGTACACCCTCGAGCACGCGCTCTTCCAGCGCGGCAAGGTGGCGCAggtgctcgacggcgacaacaTCCGCCACGGACTCAACTCCAACCTCGGATTCTCAGCcgaggaccgcgaggagAACATTCGACGCATTGGGGAGGTCTCCAAGCTCTTCGCGGACTCCGGCATGATCACGCTCGTGTCGTTCATCTCCCCGTACCGCAAGGATCGCGATCAG gttcgcgcccgcgtcggcgacaaGTTCGTGGAGGTTTACATGAAGATCCCGCTGGAGGTTTGCGAGCAGCGCGACCCCAAGGGGCTGTACAAGGCTGCGAGGGCGGGTAAGATCAAGGGCTTCACCGGCATCGACGACCCGTACGAGGAgcccctcgacgcggagatcgTCATGGAGGTTgcgaaggagggcggcgacgggaccttggcgccgccggaaaagatggcggcggcgatcatcgAGATCCTCGAGCAGAAGGGATTCCTCTCCGCGTGA
- a CDS encoding predicted protein: MRTLSAPLASRAPGLTARARVTPRRGARTAAPVRAALDKHGRRDYYAENYEYYKDKEITNAMLVGALVPAVASCAASFQLAMSAEATAAWFMSAAGFAEEVEILDMEYSTGLALRSAPPVAVDDKAYDMDGDDFYDCEIMSIRCAA; encoded by the exons ATGCGCACGCTGAGCGCCCcactcgcgtcgcgcgcgccgggcctcaccgcccgcgcgcgcgtgacgccgcgccgcggcgcgcgaaccgccgctccggttcgcgccgccctcgacaaACACGGCCGGAGGGACTACTACGCGGAAAACTACGAGTACTACAAGGACAAGGAGATCACCAACGCGATGTtggtcggcgcgctcgtccccgcgGTCGCCAGCTGCGCCGCTTCGTTCCAGCTGGCGAtgtccgcggaggcgaccgcggcgtggttcatgtccgcggcgggtttcgcggaggaggtcgagATCCTCGACATGGAATACAGCAC GGGCCTCGCCCTGaggtccgcgccccccgTGGCGGTGGATGATAAGGCTTACGAcatggacggcgacgatttCTACGACTGCGAGATCATGAGCATCAGGTGCGCCGCGTGa
- a CDS encoding predicted protein — MSPASRRRAASGSPRRFGVSRARAATFLALVVASACARPSFARGARRDDESWYRADVEEFALDGPDAVQAHVASALRENRERPDYDAAVNPILPGGRVRDVAVAVAAARGDIRRPVSSAGLLGIGAGDGDGDGDDDDDDGARAPSPARPDDADDEASDEADDESEESFDGAAWGRRDVLGGMIVDDDDDDAGAPEGTPEGTQHRGRSLARSSRTRSTSALELARRMRASRCGSAIASGAVAAAGAMPRDPREWAAAEDEETGLGVTEVPWMIAMEVGERRERERMGRIARASSQTGGANGGANGGARDESNSAVSSPHATDDREAELEARYSDLLRWVTRKGGVVGVGVNVTRVVGKPGDGWGFVAADGVSDDDGADGSNRDEAEAVTAVSPGDVVARVPIALALSHVAARTYRVDDAPVGDLLRRLFDQAPEYALCMMLLHERFKLVHGLDSPWGPYVRTLSHVEPSVKVLRELRGTYADEARREWDARVRAAHEWITDTGCGGALRSMCQRKPGRHGAGSGSFNRDDVRWALGVVRSRAVWIARRFGSGGGGADSGSGGIESRRRFPALVPLLDLLPHDGNAGGSTTLGVDNVITVTSGSSFAANAEIAINRGTNCTDAEQLLAYHALAPGVNRHNAVRLNLPGAEIASAGVIRKVELLRRWRREMAMPPRGADLWRDARGLGLYGDGDEEEMRAMGDAARENAQSKKRRLASLVAKGEGGGRSGGAMTIEEELLLTDEARDPAEAAAKAAARIGVDVKDLLELDSQWDDDEDDDGEAYALYSAPNPDHPGGDSPALDHHRRSLARLAAQTAAAAAYADVSGGADYAGTRPDAISGSGRNGNPTGGSSGGADVNETRSPRGGADLEARSDGGNATRAALRSARAFFERGAPPPRGLDPLDLFLLRKGRLMSECGGVKDFVITAAGASDALMCATRVLLANETEVKALEGGGSDPHWSGDRMESASEIERLKALGLMHEPFQPSRPLSFTNELAAIRRIASAATNILAGYGTTEEEDLERLRDVDPVVLGLLGYDDDRYGDRYGDGYGDGERGVWSGDSDDDDSNSSSSERASIPRERPKGFPARVPGGVLASAVALRVRERRMLRSAVLALRDRAETLRDEDVEIFQVEEKERRRIERDAFERERAERIRELSRTFLEREVLASIDVDVVQPADSIGADDKSHDENAHPKRQTTTVTKTVKVRAGDDLESIVREFMAANSIDQSNDDAFASLKRTLLERVERGAAERRVANRRVGRCAVIVPDGRKVVVAPRVGEELTDVVRGFAEAFDVPLPLVPALAARVNASLAKRAERRTLLTLNVVAPDGRSELEFDVVDGEQHDLLESAREWALAYAVHPGAAVQVADAAFQALPPVVVAFPVDVPGRARKQLAIRDVDEVSIRRTCAAFCEANDLGGGETTVDALTRGAMSRINPGAVLVDADRRDRS; from the exons ATGTCGCccgcgagccgccggcgcgccgcgtcgggatcCCCACGTCGTTTtggcgtctcgcgcgcgcgtgccgcgacgttcctcgcgctcgtcgtcgcgtccgcgtgcgcgcgcccgtctttcgcgcgcggggcgcgacgcgatgacgaATCGTGGtaccgcgccgacgtggaggaGTTCGCGCTGGACGGGCCGGATGCGGTGcaggcgcacgtcgcgtccgcgctgcgggagaaccgcgagcgcccggactacgacgcggcggtgaacccGATCCTCCCCGGGGgccgggtccgcgacgtcgccgtcgccgtcgccgccgcgaggggcgacaTCCGGCGCCcggtctcctccgcgggtcTTCTCGGCATCggagcgggcgacggcgacggcgacggcgacgacgacgacgacgacggcgcgcgcgcacccagccccgcgcgccccgacgacgccgacgacgaagcatccgacgaggccgacgacgaatccGAGGAGtccttcgacggcgcggcgtgggGAAGGCgggacgtcctcgggggcatgatcgtcgacgacgacgacgacgacgcgggcgcccctGAAGGCACCCCGGAAGGCACCCAACACCGAGGTCGATCCCTCGCGCGTTCATcgaggacgcgttcgacgagcgcgctcgagctcgcgcgtcggaTGAGGGCGTCGAGATGCGGctcggccatcgcgtccggcgccgtggccgcaGCGGGCGCGATGCCCAGAGATCCGCGCGAgtgggccgccgccgaggacgaggagaccgGGCTGGGGGTCACCGAGGTGCCGTGGATGATCGCCATGGAGGTTGGagagcgacgcgaacgggagCGAATGGGTCGAATCGCGAGGGCGTCTTCGCAGACAGGGGGGGCGAATGGAGGGGCGAATGGAGGGGCGAGAGACGAATCAAACTCGGCCGTCTCGTCGCCCCACGCGACGGACGATCGGgaagccgagctcgaggcgaggTACTCGGACCTCCTGCGTTGGGTCACGCgcaagggcggcgtcgtcggcgtcggggtgaACGTCACCAGGGTCGTCGGCAAGCCCGGGGACGGTTGGGGTTTCGTCGCGGCTGACGGCGTTtcggatgacgacggcgcggatggaTCGAATCGAGACGAAGCCGAAGCCGTCACAGCTGTCagccccggcgacgtcgtcgcgagggttcccatcgcgctcgcgctgtcgcacgtcgccgcgaggacgtacagggtcgacgacgcgcccgtcggtgATTTGCTCCGGAGACTCTTCGACCAAGCGCCGGAGTACGCGCTGTGCATGATGCTCCTCCACGAGCG GTTCAAGCTCGTTCACGGGCTCGATTCGCCGTGGGGTCCGTACGTCCGAACCCTATCGCACGTCGAACCGTCGGTCAAGGTGTTGAGGGAGCTGCGGGGCACgtacgcggacgaggcgcggcgggagtgggacgcgcgggtgaggGCCGCGCACGAGTGGATCACCGACaccggctgcggcggcgcgctgcggtCCATGTGCCAACGGAAGCCCGGGAggcacggcgccggctccgGGTCGTTCAACAGGGACGACGTGCGTTGGGCGCTCGGGGTGGTTCGATCCAGAGCGGTTtggatcgcgcggcggttcggaTCGGGCGGGGGTGGTGCCGATTCGGGTTCCGGCGGGATCGAgtcgcgtcgacgttttCCCGCGTTGGTGCCGCTGCTGGACCTGCTTCCGCACGACGGAAACGCCGGCGGGAGCACGACGCTCGGGGTGGATAACGTCATAACGGTCACGTCCGGTTCATCcttcgccgccaacgccgagaTCGCGATAAACCGCGGGACGAACTGCACGGACGCGGAGCAGCTCCTGGCGTACCACGCTTTGGCCCCGGGGGTGAACCGACACAAcgcg GTTCGGCTGAACCTGCCGGGCGCCGAGATTGCGTCTGCCGGGGTGATACGCAAGGTGGAGCTCCTgcggcgctggagacggGAGAtggcgatgccgccgcgtggCGCGGACCTGtggagggacgcgcgaggTTTGGGTCTgtacggggacggggacgaggaggaaatGAGGGCcatgggcgacgccgccaggGAAAACGCCCAATCGAAGAAGAGGCGTTTGGCGTCGCTGGTCGCGAAAGGGGAGGGAGGCGGCCGATCGGGAGGCGCGATgacgatcgaggaggagctcttgctcaccgacgaggcgagggacccggcggaggcggccgcgaaggctgccgcgcgcatcggcgtcgacgttaAGGACCTCCTCGAATTGGACTCACAatgggacgacgacgaagacgacgacggcgaggcgtaCGCGTTGTACTCGGCTCCGAACCCCGACCATCCCGGCGGTGACTCTCCCGCGTTGGATCACCACAGGCGAAGCCtcgcgaggttggcggcccagacggccgcggcggctgcgtacgcggacgtctccggcggcgccgactaCGCCGGAACACGCCCGGATGCAATTTCCGGAAGCGGAAGGAACGGAAACCCAACCGGGGGATCATCGGGGGGCGCGGATGTCAACGAGACTCGAAGCCCTCGAGGTGGCGCGGACCTCGAAGcgcggagcgacggcgggaacgcgacgcgagcggcgctaCGAAGTGCCAGGGCGTTCTTCGAGAgaggcgcgcccccgccgagggGTTTGGATCCGCTCGACCTCTTCCTCCTTCGCAAGGGACGACTCATGTCGGAGTGCGGCGGAGTCAAGGATTTcgtcatcaccgccgccggggccaGCGACGCGTTGATGTGCGCCACGCGGGTTTTACTCGCGAACGAGACGGAGGTCAAGGCGCTGGAAGGTGGCGGGAGCGACCCGCACTGGAGCGGCGATCGGATGGAGAGCGCGTCGGAGATTGAACGACTGAAAGCGCTCGGGTTGATGCACGAGCCCTTTCAACCGTCCCGGCCGTTGAGTTTCAcgaacgagctcgcggcgattcGGAGGAtagcgtccgcggcgacgaacatCCTCGCCGGATACGGCAccaccgaggaggaagacCTCGAGCGACTACGTGACGTGGACCCGGTGGTCTTGGGTTTGTTGgggtacgacgacgaccgttacggtGACCGTTACGGTGACGGttacggcgacggcgagcgcggggtttgGTCGGgtgactcggacgacgacgattcgaATTCCTCGTCGAGTGAGCGCGCTTCGATACCAAGGGAGCGCCCCAAAGGGTTCCCCGCGAGGGTTCCCGGGGGCGtcttggcgtccgcggtggcgctccgcgtccgcgagcggcggatgCTGCGcagcgcggtgctcgcgctgcgcgatcgcgccgagacgttgcgcgacgaagacgtcgagATCTTTCAAGTCGAAGAAAAGGAGAGACGACGGATAGAGCGAGACGCGTttgagcgcgaacgcgccgaacgaATTCGAGAGCTCTCCAGAACCtttctcgagcgcgaggttctcgcgtccatcgacgtcgacgtcgtgcaACCTGCTGATTCAATCGGCGCGGATGACAAGTCGCATGACGAGAATGCGCACCCTAAACGacagacgacgacggtcaCGAAGACGGTGAaggttcgcgccggcgacgatctcGAGTCGATCGTCCGCGAGTTCATGGCGGCAAACTCGATCGACCAAtccaacgacgacgccttcgcgtccTTGAAGCGGACGCtgctcgaacgcgtcgaacggGGTGCGGCTGAACGCCGGGTGGCCAATCGAAGAGTCGGTCGATGCGCGGTCATCGTCCCCGACGGGCGgaaagtcgtcgtcgcgcctcgAGTCGGCGAGGAATTAACcgacgtcgttcgcggcttcgccgaggcgttcgacgtcccgctcccgctcgttcccgcgctcgccgccagggTCAACGCGAGCCTCGCTAAGCGCGCTGAGCGACGCACGCTGCTGACGCTCAACGTGGTGGCTCCCGACGGTCGGAGCGAGCTGgagttcgacgtcgtcgacggcgaacAGCACGACTTGCTCGAATCCGCCCGGGAGTGGGCGCTCGCCTACGCGGTCCATCCCGGTGCGGCGGTTCAGGTCGCCGATGCGGCGTTTCAGGCGTTaccccccgtcgtcgtcgcctttcCCGTTGACGTCCCGGGCAGGGCGAGGAAGCAATTGGCGATTCgtgacgtggacgaggtgtCGATCAGGCGAACGTGCGCTGCGTTTTGCGAGGCGAACGATttgggaggcggcgagacCACGGTGGATGCGTTGACGCGAGGCGCCATGAGCCGTATCAACCCGGGCGccgtgctcgtggacgcggacaGGCGGGACCGATCCTaa
- a CDS encoding predicted protein — MPQLARYLQINTARDATPTKYDYALVLNGEDIETTPLYGEVQPKKNVTLFGTHNEKDFGVVGNPPATRTFEVIPGSHHVLEASNRKLENVKAVLVVNAICTAVPEPNFYAQVENAGKEIGPMFAQHDGLIVKHFLCSAWGDKDIGGGLYFFETKEQAEAYLASEFWDAILVDTEWDKDSITYELYSVNGYAMAA, encoded by the exons ATGCCCCAACTCGCCAGATACCTCCAGATCaacaccgcgcgcgacgccacgCCGACCAAGTACGACTACGCCCTCGTGCTGAACGGCGAAGACATCGAGACCACGCCCCTGTACGGCGAGGTGCAGCCGAAGAAGAACGTAACGCTGTTTGGCACCCACAACGAGAAGGacttcggcgtcgtcgg GAACCCACCCGCGACCCGCACGTTCGAGGTCATCCCCGGCTCCCACCACGTCCTGGAGGCGTCCAACCGCAAGCTCGAGAACGTCAaagccgtcctcgtcgtcaacgccatctgcacagctgtgccggAACCCAATTTTTACGCGCAGGTGGAAAACGCCGGTAAAGAGATCGGCCCCATGTTCGCGCAACACGACGGCCTCATCGTCAAGCACTTCCTATGCAGCGCGTGGGGCGACAAggacatcggcggcggcctgtACTTCTTCGAGACGAAggagcaggcggaggcgtaTCTCGCTTCCGAATTTTGGGACGCGATCCTGGTCGACACCGAGTGGGACAAGGACAGCATCACGTACGAGTTGTACAGCGTGAACGGGTACGCGATGGCGGCTTGA